The DNA segment CAGAATCTCTTACAGAGCTTCTCTTTCCTTATGATGGTAGCTCATCTAAAAAAATAAAGGAAAAAATCTATGAGTGGGTTTACAATTCTTAAACTTCGTTAACTATATAAATGAGCTAGGTAACATGTAGCGGCTATACAGTTTTCTGTTCCATTAATCCTCAATCCTCCAAATTCTTAAATACCTTTTTTAACAACTCCTGAAATTTGCTTGTTAAAATACAATATTAGTCGAGGATAATTGAAATTTATCCTTGGATGAGCAGAGACTCCCCAATCCTGGCTTTGGCTGCTGTCGTATTGTTTTGGATGCCAGAACAAATATTTGAATCTCCATATCTTTTTTTGTAGAGAGTTCTTCTGTTTCTTATCGTGGGAGATCCCGCAATCAAGCTAATTAAAAGCGATTTTTTTGTTTTAAATCTCTACTGGTCGGCCGGTCAATTTTTGAAACTCTAAAAGAGAAATGTGATAATTTTCCAAAACTTCTAAATATTTTTCTTGGTTTTGCAAATAGGAAAGTTTTTCTTTATAAATTTCACAGGAATCCATTTTGCCATCCTTTTGGCAATCAATCATCTCTTGATAGCTCTCTTCAGCTTTTTGTAAGATACAATTTTGATAATAGAGGATCTCTTCATAGGCCTGTTCAATTGCCAAATGCTTTTTCTTCAACTCTAGGTAGAGTTTTTTTAAAAATTCTAATCGACTGATTTCCTGCTTTTCGGCTTCTAAATAGGCTCTCGAAATTGTCGCATCGTGGTTATTAAATACTGGAAGCTCGACAGATATTCCAAAAAATAATCCAGAGGGCTGTGTTTTATTTTCGTGAAAGAAACCCGCATTGACAGAGATATCCGGAATTTTCTTCGATTCTGCTAAAACAATTTGCTGCTGTGCCATCTCAACTTGCCAATCTTTTACTTTAATCAAAAAATTTTCTTGATCGCTAACAAAAAGTTCAGGAAATCCTACTTGATAAATAGAGTCGTCACAGACATCGAAATCCGTTTCCTTCATACCAAGCATAAATGCCAGCTCCAGTTTTGCATTCTCATAATTGCTAAGCTTTCTTTTGTAAGCTAGATGATAAAGATGGCAGTTGCCAGATTGCTTACTTTTTTCCGATTGCGAGATCTTCCCACTTTCAGCTTTTTCTGAGAGACATTCGAGGATTTTCTCCTGTAAATTTTTATTTTCTAAGGCGATTTCCACATAACGTTTTGCCACTGCAGCATGGGTGAATGCCTCTTTGATGGAATAACCCATTTCAATCTTTGATTGAAGATAGTTCGCTTCTGCAAAGCCCTGCATAGCAGAAGCTACTTCTCGGCGTGCTCTTCTTTTCCTGCCATTTTCGACGAGCTGTGCGACTCCATAAGAAACTGAAGGGGTATTTTGATGATGAGACATGAAACTTGCTGTTTCCCCATTAATCGAAAATTGAGGATTAGGAAGAAGATAAGCTTGATAGGCATTAGTGTCCGCTAAGCTAACATCTATAGCCGCCTTCTGGAGCTCAAAAGAATGTCTTAATCCTCTTTCCAGCGCATCTTTTAATGTAATGACTTCATGGCTAAAAAGCGGCGATAGGCTCAACGCAATAGCTGTTCCCAAAGAAAAAATGATTTTGTGCATGATCTTAAATATCGTTTAAAGTATTCAATTACCATCTTTTCAGATAAATAGGAAGCCAAAATTTTTTTACCAGAATGAGCTTTTTTTATTGAAAAGGGAGCAATGCTCCCTTATGAAATTCCTCTTAAGGTTGGTATGGATTACAAGAGAGGATGCCCAATACGAAAAGGCACAGAAATCATCTAAGCATCATCCCTCTTAAGATGGAGCATTAGTATTTTTTTCAAATGGCTGAGGAACAGGGACGTCTGTAGGTGTGCCCGGTATCGTATCTGAAGGGAGTTTTCTGCGCTCAGGATGGTCATCCATGTTACAACCACTAAATGCAATGATACTCAGCACACAGGATAGGCTTAAAAATAGTTTTTTCATAGTTATGCTCCTTTATATTTAGCATTATTTGCATCTTATAAAATCACCTAAAATTTAACGACAACTTTTTTTTTGATGGCTATTTAGTAAGATTTTGAAATTCTGCTTCATGCATAATTTTGATACTTAGACTTTGAGCTTTCTCTAATTTAGATCCAGGGGCCTCTCCTGCAAGTAAGTAATCTGTTTTGCTACTTACAGCGCTTGCTACTTTGCCTCCCCTTTCTTTAATCAAGGCTGCGGCTTGTTGCCTACTAAAGTGCTCTAAGGTACCAGTAATAACAAAGGTTTTACCTTCAAATGCATGATTTTTAAAGCTAACGATTTCTTGATTTTTAGGGTTCACACCTAATTTTAAAAGCCGATCAATCTCTTCTATGTTGTCTGGCTCTTTAAAAAATTCTACGATGGATTGGGCAACTTTTTCTCCTATGCCTTCTATTTGGATGAGCTCCTCTTGAGACATTTTTTGCAAGTTTTCGATGCATCCAGCACGCTTCGCTAATAGCTCAGCTGTTTGCGTGCCAATATGTTTGATGCCAAGGGCCATAATAAAACGGGATAACGAAACTTCTTTAGACGAGTGGATGCTAGCAAGCAAGTTATCAATCGATTTAGCTTTAAAGCCATCAAGCTCTGCTAACTCTTTTTTAGTTAGGCAGTAAATATCAGAAGGCTTTTGTACAAAACCTTTTAAAAACAATTGTTCGGCTACTTTGCCACCTAAGTGTTCGATATCCATGGCCTCCTTACCTGTAAAGTAAATGAGTCTGCGTAAGCACTGCTCAAGGCAATGTTCTATGTTTGGACAACGCATAGCCACCTCGCCAGCTACGTTCGTGACAGGAGAACCACAGCTTGGGCAATTGAAAGGCATTTGCCAAGGATGGGTATTGTTGGGGCGCAATTCGAAGTTAACGCCAACAACTTTAGGAATGACATCACCTCCTTTTTCAATTGTCACATAATCTCCAACACGAATATCTTTACGTATTACCTCATCGCGATTATGTAATGTAGCGCGAGAAATGGTGCTTCCAGCAAGCAAGACAGGCTCTAATTCGGCAACAGGAGTTAAAACCCCTGTTCGCCCAACTTGGATTGTGATATTAGTAACCTTCGTTGACGCTTGCTCTGCTGCAAATTTGTAGGCAACCGCCCATCTAGGATTCTTACCAGCAACACCGGCTTTTGATTGATCCTTTAGAGAATCCAGCTTGATCACAATACCGTCAATGTCATAAGAAAGGTGTGGCCGTAATTGTTCTATCTTTTCTGCAAATGAGAAAATTCCGTCAACAGATTCGCTGTAAGCTGTATGCTCCACAGGTGGCAAGCCAAGTGATCGAAAAAAATCAAAGGTTTGGCTTTGCCTTTGAATTTTTTGAGAAGAATCTTCTGCTATGCCATAAAACACACAAGATAGCTTCCTTTTAGCTACCTCTTTAGGGTCTAAAAGTTTTAGGGAGCCTGCTGCCGCATTGCGCGGATTTGCCCAAAGTGGGTCGTTAAGCAATCTTTTCTCTTCGTTAAGGCGCACAAATTCGCTATGAGGCATAAACACTTCTCCCCTAACTTCTAAAATATCAGGGATAGCATCTCCAATTAGCTGTAAGGGAACTGACGTGATCGTTCGGAAATTGGAGGTAATGTCCTCCCCTTTTTTGCCATCTCCTCGAGTAGCAGCTTGTGTAAGAAGGCCGTTTTCGTAACGTGCTGTAATGGCTATCCCGTCCATTTTTAACTCTAAGGAAAAAGCCACATTGTCTTTATCCAAAAGCTTTTTTACGCGCTTGATATAGTTCAACACTTCGTCTTTATTATAAGTATTAGCAAGAGAAAGCATCGGAATGCGATGGGCAAGCGTTTTAAAACCCTTGCTTAGCATTTCCCCTACTCTTTGTGTAGGTGAAGCTTGTGTCACCCACTCAGGATGCTCTTCTTCCAACGCTTCTAGCTTTTTTAAGAGAAGGTCATATTCTTTATCTGAAATAGTTGGTTGATGTTCGACGTAATAAAGCTTATTGTGCTTCCAGATTTCCTGGCACAAATGAACGTAATCGCGATGTGTTACCAAAAATTAACCTCAAAAATCATTGTAGCTAATGGGGCTAGTTGAACAGTCAGCCCATTAGCTATGCCATTGCCGTCTTTAGTGATTTCTATGGAAGGATTGAGTTTTCCCGTCCCCCCATACTGTTCCGCATCAGAGTTAAAGCGTTCTTTAATATCTTTTACATTTCTCAGCCCAACATAATAACGAGAGTGGTAATTTGGAGTAAAGTTGTGGATACATAAAAGTGTTTGGCTATGTCCCATCCTAAGATAGGAAATAACACTATTATCTGTATCTGAAGCATCGACCCATGAAAAACCGCTTGGATCAAAATCTTTTTCCCAAAGGGCAGGATTATTTAAGTAAAAGAGGTTTAAATCGGCCACCATCTGCTGCAAACCATGGTGAGTAGGATATGAAAGTAGGAACCACTCTATCTCTCCTTTGCACCACCATTCATTCCACTGTCCAATTTCTGCTCCCATAAAAAGAAGCTTTTTCCCTGGCTGACAGATTTGATAGCCAAGTAAGGTACGCATATTGGCAAATTTTTGCCAAATATCTCCCGGCATCTTGGCAATCAAGCTACGTTTGCCATGAACGACCTCATCATGGGAAAGGGCTAAAAGAAACTTTTCTGAAAAGGCATACAGAAGGCCAAAAGTCAGGTCGTTATGATGGTATTTTCTAAACAACATATTTTTGGAAACATAGCGCAGGGTGTCATTCATCCACCCCATATTCCATTTCATGTCAAATCCCAGTCCCCCTTCACTCACGGGATGAGTTACACCAGCAAAAGAAGTCGATTCCTCTGCGATCATTAGCACCTTAGGATAAAACTCGTGCACTTTAGAATTGAGGTGTTTAAAGAACTCAATTGCCTCTAAATTATCTCTCCCACCATAGATATTTGGAATCCAATCCCCATCTTCTCTTCCATAATCTCGATAGAGCATTGACGCCACAGCATCAACACGAAGGCCGTCAATATGCATTTTGTCAAACCAATAAAGAGCATTAGCGAGTAAAAAATTGGAAACTTCGTGACGTCCGAAATTAAAAATATGGGTATGCCAATGGGGATGATAGCCTTGCCGAGGATCTTCGTGTTCAAAAAGCGCAGTGCCATCAAAGTAAGCCAAGGAGAAGTCATCTCTAGGGAAATGGCCTGGAACCCAATCCAAAATAACCCCTAAATCGCGTTCATGCAGATAATTGACAAACCACTGGAAATCCTGAGGTGTTCCATAACGGCTAGTTACAGCATAGAAATTGGAAACTTGGTAACCCCATGATTCATCCAAAGGATGCTCTTGGATAGGCATTAATTCAACATGGGTATAACCCATCTGTTTTAAATAAGGAACGAGCTGCTTAGCTAACTCGCGATAATTTAAAGTATTGCCATTGTCTTTGCGCCATGAACCAGCATGAATTTCATAAACGTTAATGGGCTGTTGTGTGAAGTCGGCTTGTAATCTTTTGGCCATCCATGCTTGATCCCCCCACGTAAAGTCATCGACATTGGCGACAATAGAGGCTGTTAAAGGACGGTGTTCATTTTGAAAAGAAAAAGGATCATTTTTAACCTTTACATTTCCATCCTGAGTTGTAATGGCAAATTTGTATTTTTCTCCAATTTGCAATCCTGGAACAAAAAGTTCCCAAACACCAGAGCTGCCCATACTTCGCATGGGATTAACGCAGGGATCGAAATGGTTGAAGTCGGCGATGAGGGCAACAGACTTTGCAGCAGGAGCCCAAACTGCGAAACGCACACCCTGGATACCCTGATGAGTTGTCCATTTTGCACCAAGCATATTATAAAGCTGGTAGTGCACCCCTTTTCCAAAAAGGTAAAGGTCCATCTCTCCAATAAAAGGTAGAAAGCTATAGGGATCATGAGCCAAAAGACCGTTTTGATGGTAAATGCGGTAGTCCTCATATGTTGTATCGTTGGGAACCTCCAGTTCAAAAAATCCCTCTTCACTCACCCGTAGTGCTTCTACAATTTGCTGTTTAAACTCTAAGTACAAGTGGGTAGCATTAGGCCTATAGATGCGAATGACCTGATTAGATCCTTCTCGATTGGAATGCAACCCTAAATAGGCATGGGGATCATGAAGAATAGAAGACATAAGTGTGTTTTGATGATGTAAAGGTTAGTAAGAGGGGCTATCTGTTAATCAATGGGCAAATTGATCAAAAAAATAGTGTCTACCTTTCTCGCAATTGAGGAGGCTCTTGGAATTCACAATAACGCCTTTATCATTATCATTCAAACGAAGACGTGCTGTACGAATATTTTTTGGAAATTCAACTGACAAAGAACTAGAATTTAGAGCTTTAAAGACCATTCTTCTTGGAGCTCTTTTACTCCACTCAAAATCTATTGAGCCTAGAGATGAAGCAAAGCCTCGCACTTTGCCACATATTATTTCTTTTGGCAGTGAGGGAAGAATTTTAATCTTATTGTCATGAACTGCCAAAAATAAGGAGCGAATCAATTGACTTCCTTCTGTTAAGATAGAGAGGAGATTGCTCTGATCGACAGGAGGCAAATCAAAGCCTTGAAACTCCTCGTCTTTAGATCTTGGTACAAGTAGACTTGTAAAGCCAGCAAGAAAAAGATTTTGCAGCATGGCATAAATTTTATCCTTTTGAGCACTTTCTACAGCGGATTTTAACCGATCTAGTAGGGAATGTTCTTTTTGGTATTCACTTAACGGAGACAGTTGTCCAAGGCGGTGCCAAACAGGTAAAATCTCCCTCATATCCAGGCGTCTTTTGACAAGCTCCCAATCTAATGTTTTATGAATGCCTAGATGAATCCGTTCCAAACCTGATGGCTCATGTTCACTAGTAGATGTTTGCTGTAAATACCGAGAAGGAAAAGAGAGCAAAGGTTCTTTACTAGGAGATCTTAGAATTCTAATAAAAAGTTGCTGTTGGCGATTAGCTCGTATTATATAACGTAACAAACCAAGCTCTGTCGCCCCTGAAACAGCAATCTCTCCTTTTTCTAAGTCCTGAATTACTGTAAAATTAGTTACAGGTCCTTTAATATTTAGAGGAATTTCTTCATAGAGCGTAGGGTCTTTTAGGCAAGCAATACGGATAAGCGTAGGGAAAACGGTTAGGTACTTAGTGGAAAAAGGAACTAGACATTTAGTTCCAGGAAGATGGTAGAAGGGGTGTAATTTTGAACGCAGAACAATCTTCATGAAAGAATAGAACCAATAAACCCTTCGGGTGTGTTTTCAACAAGTTTTACTTTCACTAACTGATTAGATTGTTTAAAGTGAGGTATCCAAACAGGGAGAAAATTCTCCGTGTGTCCGAAGATGCCATCTGATCGATGGGCATCAAAGCTCTCCGTAAGAACGGTCATTTCTTCTTGAAGAAAGTGTTGTCTTAAATGATAAGCTTGCTTTTCGGCTAACCTCAATAAGTGCGCTTTGCGGCTATTGATTGTCTCTCGATCCACTTTATTGGGCATTAAATTAGAACGCGTCCTTGGGCGATCACTGTAGGGAAACATATGGACTTTGGCAAATTGCACCTCTTCCATAACAGCGAGAGTTTCTTGAAAATCTTGTTCTGTTTCTCCCGGGAAACCGATGATAATATCTGTTGTAAAGGTAAAGCTCGGAGCTGCTTTAGTGAGGCGCTCTACTGTCTCCAAAAAAATCTGGCGCGTGTACTTTCTGTTCATTCTTTTTAAAATCACATTCGAACCTGACTGCAACACAATGTGCATCGAAGGGCAAGTCTTTCGCCCATTTAAGATAGCATCTTGCAAATCCTCATCGACCTCATCTGGATCAATCGAAGAAACCCGCAACCTTTCTAGGCCAGGTAATGCATCGCAAGCCCGAATTAAATCAGCAAGTGTGTCTTTTTGATTACTATCTTTAGCCCCATCAAAATCCCCGATGTTAATACCAGTTAACACAATTTCTTTAAACCCATTAGCGATTAAATCTGAACATTCACGAACGACTTCTTCTATGGTTCTTGAACGTGAGCGTCCTCTCACATAAGGAATCACACAATAGGTACAAAAAGAGTTGCAGCCATCCTGTACCTTCACAAAAGCGCGCGTATTAGATGCAAAATGTTTAATCGCAAATTCAGGAACTTCTAGGTCTGGAAATAAGTCAGACACTAGATCTTCTTTTTTAAGGTTAGGAACAACTTTCAGAACGCCAGGTAATTTAGTGACTGTTTCTCGGTTATTTTCTACGTAACAACCTGTAACGACAATTTTGGCTTTAGGATTTTCGCGGTGCAATTTATTAATGGCTTGACGGCTATGCGCATCTGCCGACTGTGTCACCGTACAAGTGTTAACAATACAGAGTTCAGCCTCTTCCCCTTCTTGAACAGGTGAATAGCCAAGAGCTTCTAATTGATTGGTATAGCCATGTCCTTCATATTGGTTTGTCCGGCATCCCAAAGTAACAATTTTAAATTTTTTAGAACTTTGTTCCATAACATACAACATCAGCTTTAAAAGTAGAAAAAAGCATTATAGGACTTTAGTCAAATGAATGAAAGAACTAAGGCTTTGAAAATGAAATTCCTGAAGATAAAAAGGCTGCTTAAAACAATGCATTGTTCATTAGCTTCTAAAAGCCCACGCCATTGTTTAAGCCGCCTTGTAAGACTTTCTTAATCTAAGCTACCTGGGTCAAGCGAAGAGGTCTCTTCCTCGTCCGTAGAAGTTTCCTGAGAGCTGTTTTTAGCATTTTTAATTAAGTCAATTATCTCGTCAATAGCACGATAGAGAGCATTCTGGTGGATCTTGTGATTAACATCTTCAACACGAATAGTACTTTGGTGTACAAAGTAGAAGCGCAACAATCTTTTTATGGCAAAAAGAATAGGAAAAGTCATAATCACTAGGATGGGTCGAATCAAGTAATTAGCAACACCATCTAAGAAAGCGTTTATCCAACGTTTTAGTCTAGAGGAATGTAATTTATCAAGTCCCTTATCAAGGTATTTGCGGAAGCCAGCCCAAATGCTTCTAATTGTTCCAAGGAAAATGTACTGCATTTGATTTTCCATGGTATGAGCAATATCCCTTACAACTTGTTTTTCGGCCCTTTTTTGCGCTTCTATTTCATCTT comes from the Chlamydiales bacterium STE3 genome and includes:
- a CDS encoding DNA ligase (Product derived from UniProtKB/Swiss-Prot:Q6MAB5;Gene name derived from UniProtKB/Swiss-Prot:Q6MAB5;EC number derived from UniProtKB/Swiss-Prot:Q6MAB5); amino-acid sequence: MVTHRDYVHLCQEIWKHNKLYYVEHQPTISDKEYDLLLKKLEALEEEHPEWVTQASPTQRVGEMLSKGFKTLAHRIPMLSLANTYNKDEVLNYIKRVKKLLDKDNVAFSLELKMDGIAITARYENGLLTQAATRGDGKKGEDITSNFRTITSVPLQLIGDAIPDILEVRGEVFMPHSEFVRLNEEKRLLNDPLWANPRNAAAGSLKLLDPKEVAKRKLSCVFYGIAEDSSQKIQRQSQTFDFFRSLGLPPVEHTAYSESVDGIFSFAEKIEQLRPHLSYDIDGIVIKLDSLKDQSKAGVAGKNPRWAVAYKFAAEQASTKVTNITIQVGRTGVLTPVAELEPVLLAGSTISRATLHNRDEVIRKDIRVGDYVTIEKGGDVIPKVVGVNFELRPNNTHPWQMPFNCPSCGSPVTNVAGEVAMRCPNIEHCLEQCLRRLIYFTGKEAMDIEHLGGKVAEQLFLKGFVQKPSDIYCLTKKELAELDGFKAKSIDNLLASIHSSKEVSLSRFIMALGIKHIGTQTAELLAKRAGCIENLQKMSQEELIQIEGIGEKVAQSIVEFFKEPDNIEEIDRLLKLGVNPKNQEIVSFKNHAFEGKTFVITGTLEHFSRQQAAALIKERGGKVASAVSSKTDYLLAGEAPGSKLEKAQSLSIKIMHEAEFQNLTK
- a CDS encoding 1,4-alpha-glucan branching enzyme GlgB (Product derived from UniProtKB/Swiss-Prot:Q6MAB4;Gene name derived from UniProtKB/Swiss-Prot:Q6MAB4;EC number derived from UniProtKB/Swiss-Prot:Q6MAB4) gives rise to the protein MSSILHDPHAYLGLHSNREGSNQVIRIYRPNATHLYLEFKQQIVEALRVSEEGFFELEVPNDTTYEDYRIYHQNGLLAHDPYSFLPFIGEMDLYLFGKGVHYQLYNMLGAKWTTHQGIQGVRFAVWAPAAKSVALIADFNHFDPCVNPMRSMGSSGVWELFVPGLQIGEKYKFAITTQDGNVKVKNDPFSFQNEHRPLTASIVANVDDFTWGDQAWMAKRLQADFTQQPINVYEIHAGSWRKDNGNTLNYRELAKQLVPYLKQMGYTHVELMPIQEHPLDESWGYQVSNFYAVTSRYGTPQDFQWFVNYLHERDLGVILDWVPGHFPRDDFSLAYFDGTALFEHEDPRQGYHPHWHTHIFNFGRHEVSNFLLANALYWFDKMHIDGLRVDAVASMLYRDYGREDGDWIPNIYGGRDNLEAIEFFKHLNSKVHEFYPKVLMIAEESTSFAGVTHPVSEGGLGFDMKWNMGWMNDTLRYVSKNMLFRKYHHNDLTFGLLYAFSEKFLLALSHDEVVHGKRSLIAKMPGDIWQKFANMRTLLGYQICQPGKKLLFMGAEIGQWNEWWCKGEIEWFLLSYPTHHGLQQMVADLNLFYLNNPALWEKDFDPSGFSWVDASDTDNSVISYLRMGHSQTLLCIHNFTPNYHSRYYVGLRNVKDIKERFNSDAEQYGGTGKLNPSIEITKDGNGIANGLTVQLAPLATMIFEVNFW
- a CDS encoding Uncharacterized protein (Product derived from UniProtKB/Trembl:D1R7A5) — its product is MKIVLRSKLHPFYHLPGTKCLVPFSTKYLTVFPTLIRIACLKDPTLYEEIPLNIKGPVTNFTVIQDLEKGEIAVSGATELGLLRYIIRANRQQQLFIRILRSPSKEPLLSFPSRYLQQTSTSEHEPSGLERIHLGIHKTLDWELVKRRLDMREILPVWHRLGQLSPLSEYQKEHSLLDRLKSAVESAQKDKIYAMLQNLFLAGFTSLLVPRSKDEEFQGFDLPPVDQSNLLSILTEGSQLIRSLFLAVHDNKIKILPSLPKEIICGKVRGFASSLGSIDFEWSKRAPRRMVFKALNSSSLSVEFPKNIRTARLRLNDNDKGVIVNSKSLLNCEKGRHYFFDQFAH
- a CDS encoding Threonylcarbamoyladenosine tRNA methylthiotransferase MtaB (Product derived from UniProtKB/Swiss-Prot:Q9Z874;Gene name derived from UniProtKB/Swiss-Prot:Q9Z874;EC number derived from UniProtKB/Swiss-Prot:Q9Z874), which gives rise to MMLYVMEQSSKKFKIVTLGCRTNQYEGHGYTNQLEALGYSPVQEGEEAELCIVNTCTVTQSADAHSRQAINKLHRENPKAKIVVTGCYVENNRETVTKLPGVLKVVPNLKKEDLVSDLFPDLEVPEFAIKHFASNTRAFVKVQDGCNSFCTYCVIPYVRGRSRSRTIEEVVRECSDLIANGFKEIVLTGINIGDFDGAKDSNQKDTLADLIRACDALPGLERLRVSSIDPDEVDEDLQDAILNGRKTCPSMHIVLQSGSNVILKRMNRKYTRQIFLETVERLTKAAPSFTFTTDIIIGFPGETEQDFQETLAVMEEVQFAKVHMFPYSDRPRTRSNLMPNKVDRETINSRKAHLLRLAEKQAYHLRQHFLQEEMTVLTESFDAHRSDGIFGHTENFLPVWIPHFKQSNQLVKVKLVENTPEGFIGSILS